The Pseudalkalibacillus hwajinpoensis nucleotide sequence ACGAAACACCGCTCTATTATGAAGATTATGGTCCAAAGGATGCACCGGTTTTGGTTTTTAGTCATTCGTTATTTTTTAACTCAGATATGTTTCAACATCAGGTGGAGCATTTTTCAAAAGACTATAGAGTCATTTGCTATGACCACCGCGGTCAAGGGAATAGCGGGAGGTCTTCTTTAGAAAACCTCGATATGGATACGCTTACAAATGATGCTGCTGCGTTGATTGAAAGTCTTGGGATTGAGAAGTGTCATTTTATCGGTAATTCGATGGGTGGTTTCATAGCCCTAAGACTTGCGGCTAGAAGGCCGGATCTTCTTCATTCGTGCGTTGTTCTTGGAAGCTCTGGTGAAGCAGAGTACAAGAAAGAGGAGTTCCAGCCGCTTGTTACACAGCTTCAGAAGAATGGGGCGGAGGAAGTTGTGGATACGCTGATGTACATCATGTTTGGTGATGCATCGCTTGGGTCGATGGAATTCGAAAGAGAGCGTAACTACTGGAGAGATTATATGAAAAAACTTGAGCCATCCATAGGGGATGCGGCTCACCAGGTTATTCATCGAAAGAGTGTGCTTGAGGAACTGGAAGGCGTAAGCGTGCCGGTTCTTGCTGTTGCAGGCGAGCAAGATCATGCGTATACGATTAAACTGTCCGAGAACATTGCGAAAGCAGTTGAGAATGGACGATGCGAAGTTATAGGGAGAGCGGGTCATTCGGTAGCGCTTGAGAAGTCTCCGGAAGTGAATAAAGTGTTGGAGAAGCATCTTGTAAGATTGAAGGTTCGTCAGGGAACTTAAATATTTATACTTATTGGAGAGAATTCTCCATCTAATGTTTGGAAGAATTTTATTTCATAGAATGATTTTGAGAGCCTCGGTTTGATCGAGGCTCTCTTTTTATTTGGGGTAGAAACAATTAGGATGTGAT carries:
- a CDS encoding alpha/beta fold hydrolase, which encodes MSFIEVNETPLYYEDYGPKDAPVLVFSHSLFFNSDMFQHQVEHFSKDYRVICYDHRGQGNSGRSSLENLDMDTLTNDAAALIESLGIEKCHFIGNSMGGFIALRLAARRPDLLHSCVVLGSSGEAEYKKEEFQPLVTQLQKNGAEEVVDTLMYIMFGDASLGSMEFERERNYWRDYMKKLEPSIGDAAHQVIHRKSVLEELEGVSVPVLAVAGEQDHAYTIKLSENIAKAVENGRCEVIGRAGHSVALEKSPEVNKVLEKHLVRLKVRQGT